The proteins below come from a single Stigmatopora argus isolate UIUO_Sarg chromosome 11, RoL_Sarg_1.0, whole genome shotgun sequence genomic window:
- the LOC144084805 gene encoding peptidyl-prolyl cis-trans isomerase FKBP3-like, with amino-acid sequence MDTAKFLQLAQTDGKRQQCGQKGPACRCHNVLFVSKRFKATETVEEVTKLVKAVEMDEKTKVKAEVVDETPPEFTKSTRKKG; translated from the exons ATGgacacagcaaaat ttcttCAACTAGCACAGACTGATGGGAAACGTCAACAATGTGGCCAAAAAGGACCAGCTTGTCGATGCCATAACGTGCTGTTTGttagcaaa aggtttaaagccacggagacggtggaagaggtgacaaaGCTAGTGAAAGCAGTCGAAATGGATGAGAAGACAAaagtcaaggcagaagttgtggatgag ACTCCACCcgagtttaccaaatcaacgcgaAAGAAAGGGTGA